One segment of Leptospira kirschneri serovar Cynopteri str. 3522 CT DNA contains the following:
- a CDS encoding RNA pyrophosphohydrolase, whose protein sequence is MEKPYRKNVGMVVFNSRGEVLVGERLNFLGSWQFPQGGIDDNEDPIKAAMRELYEEVGIDSGKIVTEYPDWIPYDFPENLPLNRHLQKYRGQLQKWFLIYWDGEADQCHLDIHEREFGTVRFIPIENTLNTVVPFKKDVYYKIVNYFGPKIQNFLQDIGNRS, encoded by the coding sequence GTCGGGATGGTCGTATTTAACTCTCGTGGAGAGGTGCTGGTTGGAGAAAGGTTGAACTTTTTAGGTTCTTGGCAATTTCCACAAGGTGGAATTGACGACAATGAAGATCCGATCAAGGCAGCTATGAGAGAATTGTATGAAGAAGTCGGAATCGATTCCGGAAAAATTGTGACTGAATATCCAGATTGGATTCCCTATGATTTTCCTGAAAACCTTCCTCTAAACCGCCATCTTCAAAAATATAGAGGACAACTTCAAAAGTGGTTTCTCATCTATTGGGACGGAGAAGCGGATCAATGTCATTTGGATATTCACGAAAGAGAATTTGGAACGGTTCGTTTTATTCCCATAGAAAACACGTTGAATACTGTCGTTCCTTTTAAAAAAGACGTATATTATAAAATTGTAAATTACTTTGGGCCTAAGATACAAAACTTTTTACAAGATATCGGAAATAGATCGTAA
- a CDS encoding globin, with translation MSFFIPAGGPPGPIPGLQSVFGSVGENSLRKLVSDFYDQIPSSSIAFMFPKNLEESKMKSADFLIQVTGGPPLYSQNYGPPKMRARHLPFPIDEKARRIWLSCYRKVLDDWDAEVSVKEILWIFFKDFSAWMVNLESKTEES, from the coding sequence ATGTCCTTTTTCATCCCAGCCGGCGGACCTCCGGGACCAATTCCCGGTTTACAATCTGTTTTCGGTTCTGTCGGCGAAAATAGTCTTCGTAAGCTAGTTTCCGATTTTTACGATCAGATTCCTTCTAGTTCGATCGCTTTTATGTTTCCGAAAAATCTAGAAGAGAGTAAAATGAAATCCGCTGATTTTTTAATTCAGGTAACGGGTGGTCCACCTTTGTATTCTCAAAACTACGGACCTCCTAAAATGCGCGCCAGGCATCTTCCGTTTCCGATCGATGAAAAAGCGAGAAGGATTTGGCTTTCTTGTTATCGTAAGGTTTTGGACGATTGGGATGCGGAAGTTTCAGTTAAAGAAATTCTTTGGATTTTTTTTAAGGACTTCTCTGCATGGATGGTAAATCTGGAAAGTAAGACGGAGGAATCTTAA
- a CDS encoding acylphosphatase, whose product MGSKNNSRAKILVRGKVQGVGFRYYILQRAQECRLSGYTQNLPGGEVETVVEGDKMFIEDLYRAIQRGPKGSEVKEALITWEDPKGNFRTFEIKK is encoded by the coding sequence ATGGGATCTAAAAATAATTCGAGAGCGAAAATTTTAGTTCGAGGAAAGGTTCAAGGAGTTGGTTTTAGATATTACATTCTTCAGAGAGCCCAAGAATGTAGGCTTAGCGGTTATACTCAAAATCTTCCGGGTGGAGAAGTGGAAACTGTTGTAGAAGGAGATAAGATGTTTATAGAAGATCTCTACAGAGCAATTCAAAGAGGTCCTAAAGGATCCGAAGTGAAAGAAGCCTTGATTACTTGGGAAGATCCAAAAGGGAACTTTAGGACTTTTGAAATTAAAAAATAA
- a CDS encoding aldo/keto reductase: MKKRRLGKSGMVVSEICMGTMTFGSTCDEAEAFRILDRAYDAGIDFYDTAEVYPVPPDASYVHETERIFGKWLKTKKRDSILIATKVCGPGHGWFAPPVREGKTALDRKNIRAAIEGSLRRLGTDFVDLYQTHWPDHDFGYQETLQTLTELIREGKVRYIGNSNETAWGMMKSLSVAEEFGFSRYESIQNNFSILNRRFEDALSDICKREGVSLLPYSPIAGGVLSGKYNSSNPPQNARFSRYLNSGERQKKMAHRFLNEGTLASTQKLMKIAQEAEMSVTVLAVAWSKQHDYVASTIIGANTVEQLEESLKAKNVILSEDVLKKIDEVSKEIPYPMG, encoded by the coding sequence TTGAAAAAAAGAAGACTGGGAAAATCGGGTATGGTCGTTTCCGAAATCTGTATGGGAACGATGACCTTTGGATCCACTTGTGACGAGGCGGAGGCGTTCCGTATTTTAGATAGGGCTTACGACGCGGGAATCGATTTTTACGATACGGCTGAAGTTTATCCAGTTCCACCTGACGCTAGTTATGTGCATGAGACGGAAAGAATTTTTGGGAAGTGGTTAAAGACCAAGAAGAGAGATTCTATTTTAATCGCCACTAAAGTTTGCGGTCCTGGACATGGTTGGTTTGCTCCTCCAGTTCGAGAAGGGAAAACCGCGTTGGATCGGAAAAACATCCGAGCTGCGATTGAAGGAAGTCTCAGACGTTTGGGAACCGACTTTGTAGATCTTTATCAAACACATTGGCCGGATCATGATTTCGGCTATCAAGAGACTCTTCAAACTCTGACGGAACTAATTCGGGAAGGAAAGGTTCGTTATATCGGTAATAGCAATGAAACCGCGTGGGGAATGATGAAAAGTCTTTCCGTTGCCGAGGAATTTGGTTTTTCACGTTATGAGTCCATTCAAAATAATTTTAGCATATTAAACCGAAGATTTGAAGACGCGTTATCCGACATTTGTAAAAGAGAAGGTGTGAGTCTTTTACCTTATTCTCCGATTGCGGGTGGAGTCCTTTCGGGGAAGTATAATTCTTCCAATCCTCCTCAGAATGCCAGATTCAGCCGTTATCTAAATTCTGGAGAAAGACAGAAAAAAATGGCTCATCGTTTTTTAAACGAAGGCACATTGGCTTCTACCCAAAAATTAATGAAGATCGCGCAAGAAGCTGAAATGTCAGTTACGGTTCTTGCGGTCGCTTGGTCTAAACAACACGATTACGTCGCTTCTACAATTATCGGAGCGAATACGGTGGAACAATTGGAAGAAAGTCTAAAGGCTAAGAACGTGATTCTATCGGAAGATGTTTTAAAAAAGATAGATGAGGTTTCCAAAGAAATTCCTTATCCGATGGGATAG